The Monodelphis domestica isolate mMonDom1 chromosome 7, mMonDom1.pri, whole genome shotgun sequence genome window below encodes:
- the LOC107649543 gene encoding LOW QUALITY PROTEIN: tRNA (cytosine(34)-C(5))-methyltransferase, mitochondrial-like (The sequence of the model RefSeq protein was modified relative to this genomic sequence to represent the inferred CDS: substituted 1 base at 1 genomic stop codon): MNTVKLELVWGIKECARPVAPVLRDVLDPDRGPQCSRSLRAHLDGMVLSQLKLQSERKLTKQICRVVLDHFEKQYVKELGDSWITIRDILTSPSCWQHAILFIRFNYPFELEKDLQLKRYHTLLQGYFPYYLESLTCYVSRIPGRIPSERHQVGKLKRYLLNAASLLPVLALELQNGERVLDMCAAPGGKSVALLQCAYPGYFHCNEYDNLRSKWLKQTLESFIPQPMMNIIKVSELDGREIGDLQPEMFDKVLVDAPRSNDXSWLFSSDTQKASYRLNQRKELPLVQLELLRSAIKALRPGGLLVYSTCTLSKAENSEVISQVLNSHSNIFPVDMKEMASAASHAPSGQEYGLLVLPDKGKAWGPMFVAKLKKSVS, encoded by the coding sequence ATGAATACAGTGAAGCTAGAGTTGGTATGGGGCATTAAAGAATGTGCCCGACCAGTTGCTCCTGTTCTGCGAGATGTTTTGGATCCCGACCGCGGACCCCAGTGCAGTCGATCGCTTAGGGCTCACCTTGATGGAATGGTGCTGAGCCAGCTGAAACTACAATCAGAAAGAAAACTTACAAAACAGATTTGCAGAGTTGTGTTGGATCATTTTGAGAAGCAATATGTCAAAGAGCTTGGAGATTCATGGATTACAATAAGGGACATCTTGACATCTCCATCATGTTGGCAACATGCAATCCTTTTTATTAGATTCAACTATCCTTTTGAGCTAGAAAAGGATTTACAACTGAAGAGATATCATACTCTTCTTCAAGGATATTTTCCCTACTATCTTGAATCATTGACATGCTACGTTAGTAGAATTCCTGGCCGAATACCTTCAGAGAGACATCAAGTTGGTAAATTGAAAAGATATCTTCTAAATGCTGCCTCCCTTCTCCCAGTGCTGGCTCTGGAATTACAGAATGGAGAAAGAGTTTTGGATATGTGTGCTGCTCCTGGGGGTAAATCAGTAGCTCTTCTACAGTGTGCATATCCAGGTTATTTTCACTGCAATGAGTATGATAATCTGAGATCGAAGTGGTTGAAACAGACACTAGAATCCTTCATCCCACAACCCATgatgaatataataaaagtgtCTGAATTGGATGGCCGAGAGATAGGAGATCTTCAACCTGAAATGTTTGACAAGGTGTTAGTCGATGCCCCACGTTCAAATGATTGAAGTTGGTTATTCTCTTCTGATACCCAGAAGGCATCCTATAGGCTAAACCAAAGGAAGGAATTGCCTCTTGTACAGCTAGAACTATTAAGGTCAGCAATCAAGGCATTGCGTCCTGGAGGATTACTGGTTTATTCTACATGCAcactttccaaggcagaaaacagTGAAGTAATCAGTCAAGTCCTAAATTCTCATAGTAACATATTCCCAGTGGACATGAAGGAAATGGCTAGTGCAGCATCTCATGCTCCTAGTGGACAGGAATATGGGTTGTTGGTGCTTCCAGACAAAGGTAAAGCCTGGGGCCCAATGTTTGTAGCAAAATTAAAGAAATCAGTATCCTGA